Proteins encoded by one window of Glycine soja cultivar W05 chromosome 15, ASM419377v2, whole genome shotgun sequence:
- the LOC114387798 gene encoding E3 ubiquitin-protein ligase RMA3-like, translating into MEHLGQIEERIRCLEAVVFRARQRQRWRPSQAPIRITNYAGESVTVADLQAEEDRVHQEFGGVDVGGEMMGSGRMGKRKASYLVAKALGVETNQGEGFATNLFHCNICLDKARDPVLTSCGHLFCWPCFHKLSYAYSNVRECPVCKGDVTEEGIIPIYGNASVDNNGKFESNEIGLTVPARPRPHRIESIRQRFRY; encoded by the coding sequence ATGGAGCATTTGGGCCAAATAGAAGAGCGTATTAGATGCCTAGAAGCAGTAGTTTTCAGGGCTAGGCAGCGTCAGAGGTGGCGACCGAGTCAGGCTCCAATTCGGATAACTAACTATGCAGGAGAATCGGTAACAGTAGCTGACCTTCAAGCTGAAGAAGACAGGGTGCATCAAGAGTTTGGTGGTGTTGATGTTGGAGGCGAGATGATGGGAAGTGGGAGAAtgggtaaaaggaaagctagcTATTTGGTTGCTAAAGCATTGGGTGTGGAAACCAATCAGGGTGAGGGTTTTGCAACAAATTTGTTTCATTGTAATATATGCTTGGACAAGGCAAGAGATCCAGTTTTGACTTCTTGTGGTCACTTGTTTTGCTGGCCATGCTTTCATAAGTTGTCATATGCTTATTCAAATGTGAGGGAATGTCCGGTTTGTAAAGGAGATGTCACTGAAGAAGGAATTATCCCAATTTATGGCAATGCAAGTGTTGATAACAATGGCAAGTTTGAATCGAATGAAATTGGTTTGACAGTTCCTGCTCGACCTCGTCCACATAGAATTGAGAGTATTAGGCAGCGGTTCAGATACTGA
- the LOC114387176 gene encoding uncharacterized protein LOC114387176, which translates to MHEMMPHSQIFQNNQNYAVWTHPLPPYPPENAAVFSRRETFNPHPGRVTGNKRKDCHRTGSGPPALRSGGKGRRIHHPKRIFGRGGGSSRLTPPFAPRNTTSFIIRAKNCGGMVSPPTPEAAIFPAASLSPATFDEKSAKEQWGFNGYGSMKGLIRLRPGNLDSGAGRFEMVYPNSGEEHNNLDKRVSEQDTHIAHLEEQNWTLKERLLFMERQLDDMRRRVHFLETDGAMSHGGEGGAENFPAAGDVCYVKSHINNK; encoded by the coding sequence atgcACGAAATGATGCCTCACTCTCAGATCTTTCAAAACAACCAAAACTACGCCGTTTGGACGCATCCCCTGCCGCCGTACCCGCCGGAGAACGCGGCGGTGTTCTCTCGCCGGGAGACGTTCAATCCACATCCGGGTCGGGTCACTGGGAACAAAAGGAAAGACTGCCACCGAACCGGGTCGGGTCCGCCGGCGTTACGTTCCGGCGGGAAAGGTCGCCGGATTCACCACCCGAAGCGAATTTTCGGCCGGGGCGGTGGCAGCAGTCGACTCACGCCGCCGTTCGCGCCGCGCAACACGACGTCGTTCATAATCAGGGCGAAGAACTGCGGCGGCATGGTGTCGCCGCCGACTCCAGAGGCGGCGATTTTTCCGGCGGCGTCTCTGTCTCCAGCGACGTTCGACGAGAAGTCGGCAAAGGAGCAGTGGGGCTTCAACGGCTACGGCTCCATGAAGGGCCTTATCCGGCTCCGGCCCGGAAACTTGGATTCCGGCGCCGGCAGGTTCGAGATGGTGTACCCTAATTCCGGTGAAGAACATAATAACTTGGACAAAAGGGTTTCTGAACAGGACACCCATATTGCGCACCTTGAAGAACAGAATTGGACGCTGAAAGAGAGACTTTTGTTCATGGAAAGGCAATTGGATGACATGAGAAGGAGGGTTCACTTCTTGGAGACCGACGGAGCGATGAGCCACGGCGGTGAGGGCGGGGCCGAGAATTTCCCCGCCGCGGGAGATGTTTGCTATGTAAAGAGccacataaataataaataa